The sequence below is a genomic window from Carassius auratus strain Wakin chromosome 42, ASM336829v1, whole genome shotgun sequence.
GCAAAATCTAGTCATTTCAATAGGATTTTGTGTGATGAGCAAAATATTTTGTTCAAGTTGGTCATTTGTCATGTCGACCAACAGAAACCTTCTTGCCTTTTTTTATAACAGTAGACAAATTGACCTTTTTTGCGtgagaaatatttcacaattttgtatttagtttaaatCAGTGTATTTTTGTTTAGGTTTAACACTAGCATCCAGAACTACTTTTCAGGAAAGGAAGACAAGGGAGTCGCCAATGGTAATTCGGTCATGAGCGAGATGGAGCATGGTAATGAATATGATTCGTTATGGGATGATCCATCATGGCCATTACTCAGACCAGGTATGGGTAACTAGACAGGCTTCCTCATGGGCTAGCAACTAACCCTCTGCTGCTTGAAACAAAGTccgattttgttctctttcaattaatTCAACTCTACTGTCTATATTTCTGCTGTTTGTAAAACCTATGCCAACAGCACTTACTGAAAGCGTAGCCATCTGACATCTCTTATGAGAGGCTGacactttgcttcctttgctgaATAACTGCAGTGCGCTTTCTGTTTCAGAGCGTGGTGTCCTGTAGTGCGGCTCTAACCGTTGTGCTGCGTGGTGGTCTCCATCACCCCACCGCTGAAGCCTGTCTGTTTAGCCTTACTAAATCTGCCCTGTCTCCGGTCTCATCCtgcagtgctctgtgtgtgtgtgtgtgtgtgtgtgcgcacgtgtgtgtgtgtgttcatgtcttACTCCCAGTACCAGTTATACATCCTTACACTCatttaaaaaatctgtcatcgtgtctgaatgcattttttttttttagcatttttctaTTCATTAGCACTAAAAAAATGTACCTACAAATTGCATTTAACCAAGAATTTTCCTTTAATATCAGGAATATCTTTGGTCAGTGTGTTTGTCTATATGCAGTTATAAGTGTATTGGCAGAAGAGCTCGTCCTGTGGTGTCCAGCAGTAATCCGCGGGACGGTTGGGGATTTAATTTCTTGTCAGTTTTCTATGTGTCGATGGTTTCTGACAGTGTCCTGAGGCACTCAGAGGTGGGCCTACAGTCGGTCCCAGCAGGAATCAGTCTCTCACTGACAAACAGGACTTTAGATTGAGAATTGTGACATCCTTTttcttttgagtgtgtgtgtgtgtgtttatggtccTGCTGGTTTCTGTGCGCATTTGTTGTgcggatttatttatttttggtctcTTTGGGCAGGTTTGACAgttatgttgtgtgtgttttatgaacAAATACTGTTCATGCTGTGTGTATTGAGCATGAGTACAATGTATAGGTGCACTTACAAAAATATTTCCTCCGTGTCTGCAGTAAAGGCCAGTAAAGAGTACACTAGGGGCTCTGTTGTGATGGTGGATGAGATGATAAATTCAAGCCCTCCACATTATCGGTTCCCCGAGGCCGGACTCAGGGTCATGATCACCAACCACTTTGGTCCCAAGACACGTCTGCGCATGGCGAGCCGACTTATCATCAATGAGGTAAGAAAATACACCAGCTGAGTGAACAGTAATACATACAGATTTTTTGGTCTTTACATTGAAAGTCAATTGAGTTTGGTGTCGTTTTGAACCCTGCTGAGttccattatatggacaaaaacgcATTCCCTTCACAACCCAACTATCTAGAGAACTTTTTACAATGCATTCaattcctgatggataaaatTCGAATCCCCATCTTTCTCTTGGAAAATGCCACAATGCAAAAGTTAAATGGGTTGTGAACGCTGAATTCAACAGATTAGAGGTGCAGATGTGCTCAGCTATTGAACAAGCTCTTCAAATGCGGCTCATCCATTCATAATTCCACGTCTGCAATATATGGTATATAATAGAGCATATACTGGGAACCCAGAGACTGGATTATAAACCGGAGTTCAGAAGTGCTTATGGGCCGGTCTTTGTCGGCTAACTGTGGAGTTCTCACGTCAGGTAGCCCAGTTGTGGTTATGAGGCTGATTAAACTGTCTCTATAAATATCCACACGCTGGCGTTCAAAGAATTGTGTTAGAAATTCAAACCCTCTGCTACAAAGACTGCTGAGGAATTTAATAGAGACATGTCACCTAGTTAAGTATAGAGTTTGTCGAGAGTCTTGTCAGTATaacattttaagggaaaatatacccataaattaaaaacaaatctgtctttatttactcattctcatgttaATTCTAATGCCTAAGCATTATACTAGTGGAGACAAATTCAAATGAGCTTAAATAAAAGCATGGGTTTGAGAAGAAATGGACAAGAGTGAATCATGTAGCAGTTTTTGCTCTGTTTCCCTTATACATGCAGCAGCAGCGGCTGGGGAAGATGGCCAATGGGGTGGATGCGGTGCTGGTGGCTGATAAGAAAGCTGACACCATGGAAAATGGCAGCATAGTGGAGGACAAACTCACTGAGGAGCCGGAGAGTGAGATGTCATCTCCCTTCATCCTGCCTGGTGAGGAGGTTTCACTGTCTCACACTTTTACACTTTAGTTGTGACTCTGGGACATCTGAAATCATAGAATACTGTACCTGTTCACATAGTTCTTCTGCTGCGTCCTAACCAGCAAGGTGAACTGGAAATGTCAGGGTATCTTAAAATTGGGATTTCTAGATCGGGAAAAATCatggaatttaatttaaaaaataaaaaagtaacaattaaCATTATGTATCCTGCAGGCAATGAACAACTATTGATTTAGTTTGATGTTCATTTATTAATCTGCTATTGTTCAATAACAAATTGAACCTTATATAAAGTGTTATCTAAATATtggttaaatataattaataaatggaaataattatatataaaaatctgtgtgtgtgtgtctgtacacctCCGTTCAAATGTTTGGACTCAATAGGATGCAATAAATCGATCAAAATGACATTGTTTAAAAAGATTCCCATTTCAAATAAAACTTGAACTTTCTGAAAAAATTTAGCAtggtttccatgaaaatattaagcagcacaactgttttcaacattgataataagaaatgtttcttgagaaccatTTCTtattgaatgatttctaaaggaaccacaaaagtaaaatacatgttcaaaatattcaaatagaatgctatattaaattgtaatcatatttgacaatattactgagtttactgtatttctgagcaTATAAATGTAGCCTTAGTTAAGTATACAGGCTGGAATGCACTACACGACTTTTGGCCCGATTTACATTTTGGATAGTCAGCGCTAGTTTCAGAAggtcagagccagtctgcagatttgagttgacagattTCATAGAAAATTGCATAGTGTatgatcatgattttttttttttttttttgcttcagacTTTGATTCCATCCAGTTGGAGGATATGATTTTTTTCAGCCAGTTTAAAACATACATTGCGTTAATCTGTTTTTTGTCTTCAGTTGTGCGTGTAATAAGTTCAGCCATTTTTTTGTGAGTGTGAATGTGCTTGGCACTTTGAGTGTGAGTGCAATGCATTGTTCAGAGTAAACTATTATGAGAAAATCACATGATAAAGGAGCTCTTATGTTGAGATTatagctatttttattattaactgcCTGTTTAGagtgccttattattatgcattGCATTGGGGCGTTTCTCATGTTTTTTTGTGAGCTTTGCTTTCATCTGAGTAATGTGCTGTACTTCCCACCCAGTAAACCTCTAAGTCACCATAAATACAAGGATTGGATGGTAAAATGAATGCTGTAaagagaagctttttttttttcgctgaaGACTTAATTGGTGACTTATTGTACCATGTGACTGTAGGGGGTGCTATGGATAAAGTGAAGTTTTTCATTTCCTGGCCCATTTTGGTGTTGCTGTACTTCACCATACCCAACTGTGCAAAGCCTCGGTGGGAGCGCTGCTTCATGCTGTCCTTCTTTCTCTCTACGCTGTGGATAGCCGTCTTCTCCTACTTCATGGTGTGGATGGTGAGTTTCAGtttctatgtgtatttttttatgtaataattattaaataattattaaagaattgtgttaatgcaacatttaaaatcttaacTTTGACTGTCgtagttaatttaaaaaaatcggTTTAGTTTTTCCTCAAGTTTTCTTACACCCCTTGCAGCCCCTTGGGGTCCTTGGACAGTCTTTGGTTTGACAGTATTTGTTTGAATTTTGGAATATTTTAGGTCATTGTTCTTGCAGGCATGTTACATCACTCTTTCGTGTGGGTTGCTGTGTGCAGGTCACAATTGTTGGATACACACTTGGAATCCCAGATGTCATTATGGGTATAACTTTCCTGGCTGCGGGCACCAGTGTTCCCGACTGCATAGCGAGTCTCATTGTCGCACGGCAAGGTATAGCTCTCCTTTGTTTAATTTTCTTGGTTTTTCTACCTTCACTTATCTTTCATCCATGTTGAGCTGACTTTCCAGCTTTGGCTTTGTGTCTGTGTGCTCAGGCCTGGGGGACATGGCTGTCTCCAACACGATTGGCAGTAACGTCTTTGATATCCTGGTTGGACTCGGCGTTCCCTGGGGCATCCAGACAATGGCTGTCAACTACGGCTCTGTGGTATCTGTCTTTGTCACTCCTCAAACATACAAGCATACATAATTCCAAAAAGATGGTAAAATTAccttttttgtctgtgtgtccTATTTAGGTTAAAATCAACAGTAGAGGACTGATTTACTCCGTTGTTCTGCTGCTGGGTTCAGTGGCTTTAACTGTGAGTCAATGTTAAGGACAATTCACTTTAGAAATACAATGTATTGTCAAATATATTATATGTGGACACcctctttttagttttagttatataCCACACTATTTCATCTCTGTATCTGATCTAAAGTGGGCAGGATGCTAGATCTAATGAGccataactgacaaaaataaccATCATTTTTACCCTTACAGTTAAATATTGGTCTGCAAACGTCATTAACAGCGTCGGGGGGGGGTCCTTGGCCTCGACGTTGtgtattaaaatagtttaatgcacagctagccgTGCATTATCCCTTACTTATTGGTTGACCTCTAGTCCAAACTATGCAATTGAGTAGACTGAGTAGAACGCAGCAGGACTGGAAGctctttacaaatacatttttaaacagccAACGAGTATATAGTGTAAGATCGATCTTGAGGTTttaaaaaatccatatttaaataaGATCATAATAAACTggaaactacatttttttttcatctctacGTAATGCTATAAGGAAGAGCTCTTTTCTGTTCCAGCATGATGTTTAGGTGTCCATACAGTGTGTAGAAGATTGTTTTCTCTGGCTGTTTACGAATCATTGTATTTGTCCACCTTCAGGTGCTGGGGATCCATGTGAACAAGTGGAGGTTAGACTTTAAGCTGGGCATGTACGTGCTTGTTCTGTATGCCATCTTCCTCTGCTTTTCCATCTTGATCGAATACAATGTCTTCACTTTTGTCAACCTGCCCATGTGCCAAGAGGGTGTCTAGGCTAGAAGATTCCCATGGGCTTTGAACCGAAATACCTCTGGGATAATCCTGCAACCAAAACCGTCAATGATTCTGCTGTTTCCTCTGTTTAATACCCTTATTGAGTTGCTACTGTTGAAGAAAACCACTGTCTCCCGCTGAACATACGCACCACTGTGTCTCAGATGGAAGCACTGCATTTCCCTGAAGACTGTTGACTCGCAACTTTCTCCATCAATTCCAGGAAATGAAATTCTCCTTGGCAGCTCTCTTTATAACTGGATACTCTTCCACTTCTGAACCTTGGACAATCACAATGCAGCCCGTAAATGTCTTGTTCAGAGCAGAAGGATTCGAACTGTACACTTTGCATCACGAACTGCACACACATAGCAATGGCAAACAATGCTGCTCATTCCTGTCTGCATTAGCAATCTACATTTTCTAATTTCTGTCTTCCATTGAGACACCATATGGCATGAACATAATGCACTTTATATGTGGCATAAAACATctatatcattattaatttatttcctcCGGTATGGAAAAATGAAAGTATGTCCTTGATGCGGcgcaaaaaaaagataaaagtgaCATGGAACGACTGCCTTCAGGCAAGAAAATGATTCTCACAGCTTGTTACACAGaagaaaactgttgaaaaaagttgtgtaTGGATCACGCGGCAGGGGGCGAGCGGTTGTGAAATCCTCATGAGCTGGACGATAGATTTCCTGCTGAGAGCTTCAGGCAGGTGCTCATCTGAGAGGTCAgctcctgacacacacaaacagaagctCTAATATTAGACACATTTCGGTTTCCCTTTATTATTCCAAACCTGCAATAACCAGTGAATGAACCAATCATAAAGCACACATCAAAAGCTGCTCCTTACCTCTCATTCAGACCAGAACAGACGACCCTCAGGACCGCTCTTTCCTTGTTTTACAGTACGGACAATGAGACTGACAACTGTGGATGCTTTGATATTTCATACACATACTGATGATAACGCAAACAAAGATCCTACATTTTGCAAACATGCTACAAATCGAtgcgtttttttgtttgtttatatgtaaatataaccTGACTGATCCTGTCTGAACCAGTGCTTCCTTACAGATGATGGGAGGTGAGGGTGAATTTACATTTGTGACCAAAGCGGCcactttttctttatttccaaTGCACCCTAACCTCCCTCTCTGGATCTTTATTACCGTGTGTCTGTATTGCATGATTTGACACAAAAAGAAGCCATTTTTAAAACAGGGCAAAAGCTTTCAATGTCCCTACAAGGATGAATCTCAAGAAAATGTGGCCAGGTCATATTTCATGCCATGTgcaaagaaattaagttttaGAACCTTTTACGATTTGTCTGCATTGCGGCATTTATTTTCTTGAAAGTTAAGCCCATTTTCAACCCTGGATTCTCTTTGCTGTAATACATGTGGACTTgatactgtaataaaatatatatttatattagcattaattaaaataaattaccgTATTAATATTACTCtgatttataaatgttaaaaataatttagatgtcatttaatttgtgtgtgtgtgtgtgtgtgtgagagatggtaattattattatttttttaaattattttttgcatttcagtaATCGGAGTGAGATTTTTGTTATGCGGTAAAGGAAATGTTTggattatattattgtaatgagatttttattttggattgtgGTGATTTTTATTTGGCGTTTTTGCGTTACGGtaatgagattttattttattttccattgcagCAATGCAAATTACAGTAATGTTGTCGGAGGTTGAAAATGCGTTTACTGTGATatcacaatacaaataataataataataataataataattgtactcatagattttcttttcttttatcataatttatttgtatttttatttttgtggtaaaATATGACCTAAACTTGTTTCCTGAGATTCACCCATAAATGGCAGCTACCGGACCCCCATTCACTCAGCTGTTATAGTGGGCTCAGGAGATGTGAAGTTGAGTGTAGAGGAACGTGTCTTTGTCGTTGTTAAGTGCTAGGAGGTGGTGTCGCTGTTGTCTGTGCAAAAGACATGTTGGTGTTGCAGTGTTTGATGTACACattatacagtcatggccaaaagttttggcagtgacatacattttttgtgttttgcaaagtttgctgcttcagctgttgtggtgttcattcagattgtttctagattattgggtggagtgatcagatgcattttaaacaatggctaaaaaaaatgaacttttcacaacaacaacaaaaaatcagaGTTTTTTGAccctgacacaaaatgaccagctaacattaattgactaatcacatcacaagtgtgaatgagtactagtcaggtgaaatcaatttaaaatagaTTACATACAGATTGTAAGCGCAGACTGATCGAGGGAAGAAGTgcttccaatcattgtgttcttgttagaAATGTTTACCTCCAAGGAAAAACACGCAGACATCATGGCTTTGGctcaaaatggcctcacatgcaaggaaacTGCTACAAAtaatattgcacctgaaagaatCATTTACTGGATCATAAAGAAGTTCAAGGAGAGAGGTTCGACTGCAGTGATCCTGAGACCTTTCCATGTGGAGGGTTACTCTTCAACCAAGGGAGTGTGCTCTGTCAttattctgcccaaaaacactgccatgaataaagaatggtatcaaaacgtcctgcaagagcGACTTCTTC
It includes:
- the LOC113060465 gene encoding sodium/potassium/calcium exchanger 4-like isoform X3, yielding MIYTREMTQPQTTMELDRSCSTSKKSIINTMFKVRKRREMLFAQVCFICSVLLLAWCMSALLTKTGHGLVLQEGFALPRDHLGRRLMATAGDNETEKNCTEPAIHEFPEDIFTNRQRAQGAVLLHIFGALYMFLALAIVCDDYFVTTLEKICEKLHMSEDVAGATFMAAGSSAPELFASIIGVFITHGDVGVGTIVGSAVFNILCIIGVCGIFAGQVVFLTKFAVFRDSIYYILSVVALIAFIYDEKILWWESLILIVMYVGYIIIMKFNTSIQNYFSGKEDKGVANGNSVMSEMEHVKASKEYTRGSVVMVDEMINSSPPHYRFPEAGLRVMITNHFGPKTRLRMASRLIINEQQRLGKMANGVDAVLVADKKADTMENGSIVEDKLTEEPESEMSSPFILPGGAMDKVKFFISWPILVLLYFTIPNCAKPRWERCFMLSFFLSTLWIAVFSYFMVWMVTIVGYTLGIPDVIMGITFLAAGTSVPDCIASLIVARQGLGDMAVSNTIGSNVFDILVGLGVPWGIQTMAVNYGSVVKINSRGLIYSVVLLLGSVALTVLGIHVNKWRLDFKLGMYVLVLYAIFLCFSILIEYNVFTFVNLPMCQEGV
- the LOC113060465 gene encoding sodium/potassium/calcium exchanger 4-like isoform X2, which encodes MIYTREMTQPQTTMELDRSCSTSKKSIINTMFKVRKRREMLFAQVCFICSVLLLAWCMSALLTKTGHGLVLQEGFALPRDHLGRRLMATAGDNETEKNCTEPAIHEFPEDIFTNRQRAQGAVLLHIFGALYMFLALAIVCDDYFVTTLEKICEKLHMSEDVAGATFMAAGSSAPELFASIIGVFITHGDVGVGTIVGSAVFNILCIIGVCGIFAGQVVFLTKFAVFRDSIYYILSVVALIAFIYDEKILWWESLILIVMYVGYIIIMKFNTSIQNYFSGKEDKGVANGNSVMSEMEHGNEYDSLWDDPSWPLLRPVKASKEYTRGSVVMVDEMINSSPPHYRFPEAGLRVMITNHFGPKTRLRMASRLIINEQRLGKMANGVDAVLVADKKADTMENGSIVEDKLTEEPESEMSSPFILPGGAMDKVKFFISWPILVLLYFTIPNCAKPRWERCFMLSFFLSTLWIAVFSYFMVWMVTIVGYTLGIPDVIMGITFLAAGTSVPDCIASLIVARQGLGDMAVSNTIGSNVFDILVGLGVPWGIQTMAVNYGSVVKINSRGLIYSVVLLLGSVALTVLGIHVNKWRLDFKLGMYVLVLYAIFLCFSILIEYNVFTFVNLPMCQEGV
- the LOC113060465 gene encoding sodium/potassium/calcium exchanger 4-like isoform X1, with protein sequence MIYTREMTQPQTTMELDRSCSTSKKSIINTMFKVRKRREMLFAQVCFICSVLLLAWCMSALLTKTGHGLVLQEGFALPRDHLGRRLMATAGDNETEKNCTEPAIHEFPEDIFTNRQRAQGAVLLHIFGALYMFLALAIVCDDYFVTTLEKICEKLHMSEDVAGATFMAAGSSAPELFASIIGVFITHGDVGVGTIVGSAVFNILCIIGVCGIFAGQVVFLTKFAVFRDSIYYILSVVALIAFIYDEKILWWESLILIVMYVGYIIIMKFNTSIQNYFSGKEDKGVANGNSVMSEMEHGNEYDSLWDDPSWPLLRPVKASKEYTRGSVVMVDEMINSSPPHYRFPEAGLRVMITNHFGPKTRLRMASRLIINEQQRLGKMANGVDAVLVADKKADTMENGSIVEDKLTEEPESEMSSPFILPGGAMDKVKFFISWPILVLLYFTIPNCAKPRWERCFMLSFFLSTLWIAVFSYFMVWMVTIVGYTLGIPDVIMGITFLAAGTSVPDCIASLIVARQGLGDMAVSNTIGSNVFDILVGLGVPWGIQTMAVNYGSVVKINSRGLIYSVVLLLGSVALTVLGIHVNKWRLDFKLGMYVLVLYAIFLCFSILIEYNVFTFVNLPMCQEGV